CTAACAGCAATCAGCCCGTGTTCCCTGAGGTAGGAGtttgagcaggagagcttgaggattggggggatttcacagaagaactggcccagggcattgccatggcacaggggcagggaaaatgtattggccgtGTGAATCAGTGAATAGACAAAgccactggcccaggcagctgctgccatgtgggcacaagctctgctgcccaggagggtcccatagtgcaggggtttgcagatggacacgtagcggtcgtagcacatcACGGTCAGGAGGAAATACTCTGTAGTTGcgcagaaaacaaaaaaaaagagctgagcagcacatccagtgtaggagatgtccctggtgtcccagagggaattgtgcatggctttggggacagtggtgcagatggagcccaggtcagcgagggccaggttgagcaagaagaagaacatgggcatgtgcaggtggtggctgcaggctacggcgctgatgatgaggccgttgcccaggagggcagccagggagatgcccagcaagaggcagaagtgcaggagctgcagctgccgtgtgtctgccaatgccagcaggaggaagtgcctgatggagctgctgttggacatttgctggggctgcacatggGCACCTGTTCATGGAGAAAGGACAGTGACAAGTCAGGAGAGGCTGCTTGGAGCCAAACCTGGGCCATTCTCTGCAGACTGTCCAACTGGGACTCACTCAGCcttgttcctgctctgggaaaacCTTCACCCAGgtccctgcctgagctccagTTGTGCTGGCTGagtgtgccaggagcagccaggcctgtgCATGGGGGCTCTTGAGGagccatccctgtcctgctgccctggttTTGTGACCATGTGGCAGAGGGACAAGGCTGGATATTCAGGATTTGTCACGGGAATCACTCCAAATGCAGAAAGTCTTGGTAGCATCTGCACTCCTAAAGGAAAGTTCTAAAGGAAATAGATGGCACAAGTTGGTTTTAGGAATTGTTTTCCTACCCACACATCATTCCTGACTCTCTGAGGTCAGAAATccccagcatttctgctgcactcAGAGTTTGCCACTAAGAGATGGGAGAGGCAAAGGATTCCCTGTGGCTCAGGGAAGGTgaggggctggatgggcttgttcccagctgccctggctttgCACCTTTGGCTGCAATCAGAGCACAGTCACACTCCTGGGTCACCCTGGGATAAAccagaccctgcccagagcagagggatcccTGAGTGTCTCACCCTCTCTCAAGGTCTCTGGGCAAGGTCTCAGCACCCCCTTGTGCCAAGGACACTCACGGCTCCCTgggcaaacccagcagcatttcctgagctgtggcagctctgcccttgcctGTGGGACATTCAGGGAActcccagaggctctggcacagatttgcacccaggagggcagctcagagcctggcagggcacagcaaggagatccctggctgtgcccatgatGGGATCtcagggagggggctcagctcaTTCCCCTTTGCCATGGACTgctttgcccacagccccacaggtgccaggggAGCTTGGACACCCCATTCCcatggacagccctgcctggcaggaatgccaagggcagtgcctgactcagctgctgcagatgccagagcctccctgagagcagcagataacAGTGCCAatgccagggcagtgcagaaccaagagcagatgttgtggtgctgtgcctgagagggcagggcagagacagccGGGCACTCAGGACAGTGTTcccgtgcccagctgtgcccggcaCCTCCCACACACCAacagtgccctcctgccccagccctgctctcttcagccccctctccttccctgagcatctccctgggCCTGGACATTCCCTCCTGAGAGgagccttgtccctgccagcgctcacagagcccatcccagcctgtgtgccctggctggggccctacagaaacctgcctgtgtgcagggccctggctggggcaggctctgtgtgcagctgggcaagggcagctcaggagagccctgctgggccctgcaaaggtgatgctgctgctgtgcagggctgaggagtggctgagggcccTTTGGGAGGTTCCCAGCAGAGACACTGACCACCCAAAGTTACAGTTCTGGACTCTCTGTAAACGTTCAGACATTCCTTTGGTGATCCTGTGTGTCCCTTTAAACTCAGAATGTTCTGTGAGTGTCTGATTACAATTCCTGTTCTGCTCCTCTCATTCCCTTGTTGTCTataatcaaaaaagaaaaaaaaaaccaaacctttgCAACAGTCTTAGAACAGTAAAGTAAAAACCAGACATAAATTGGAAGCTTCCAGGTGTCCCAGTGGGGattgggcacacctggggcctGATTTCAACAATTTATTAAGGTTGATTAATTAGGATATTTAACAGGAACATCCTATAGCAGATTCAGTTGCCCCAGTTACACACCCCTGGCTCAACCCATTGGAATAGGTCCAAGGGCTTCTTTACCTTTACTTTTTGTTATGACTGCTCATTTATCTGGtccattaaaaaatgtttttggagGTTCTCTTCCTGATAATAGGACTATTTGATAATAAGACTGATAAGACAGTATTTCAGGAATGTATTTAGACAGTCaccttatttttctaaaatctaaGAGAATGGTTAGGAAATGTACTAGAGTTAATTAAGGATTACAATTATATAAGTATATAAGAGTAGTTTAATATAGTTAATAAGAATGTAGTAGTGTTAAGTAAGGATTGTAGATTTATAACTATATAATACTGATTTACAAAACTATGAATTATATcaaaaatgtataaaaagcaaTAATCTTTTTGCCATCACCCCAACTTTCCCACCCTGCTCCaagcaggaaattaaaaacactCTCAGGAAAGCTCCTGATCTTTACAGCAATCCCAGGCTTACCTTCTTTGGGAAGTGCCCTccggagctgtgcccaggctggtctggagctgggagcagccctgccccacccagcccctctcagcagcagccccttgccctgctcagggcggctccttctccccagagcttctccccagcgctgggagcagctgccagggctggctgagagctgtccctggcaggcagcagagtccctgccccagcacagcgccctgggctgcaggaccctgctctgcaggacagccctgggcacccctggctgcagccccggcttctcagccctgcagcagagcctggcaacAGGAGCTGCcttgggctgtgcctgggctggggcagcagggaaagccagccctgccctagggccacagccctgccccggaGCAGCCCTGAGAGTCCTCCTGAAAGGTCCTAAAAGCTGTGGGAtgtgccagctccaggggatccctgcaggaactgcggcttctcttcccacagccaggcaATGACTGCTTCAAACCTGGGCTGATTTCTGCTCTAGCGAGCCCTGagtgagctctgctctgtgctcccagcccaggctgagtttaacccctctgtgcctctgtgctgtgcccaggctggctgcaggcagtgccccagccctgctgggctgtgcacaggagctgctcctggccagagctgtctctctgcagcgctgcccttgccaggagctgcctctgggccaggagcctctctgcaggtttttcaaaggatttcaggtttttcttttcccttggagtctctgagaggtttgtgcaatcatggcctccaattatctgctgtaattagtccctggagaggctttgtcagtaacaacactcagtggggctcattaatacttCAAGGTACTTCAGTTTTTTCaggtacttggtgtttcccttttgatacagactctgtgagaggtttgtgcaatcatggccccaattatctgctttaatgaGTCCCTtgagagctttgtactgacactcggtggggctcattaatgcctTGAGATACTCGAGGTTTTTAAGGtactttggatttttctttccacaccgagtctctgagaggtttttcGGCCATCCTGGCCTCCAGTTCTGTCCTCCAAGGACTCCGTGAGGAGCCTGTGTTGGGGATGGACCTCAGTGGGACCCATGCATGCCTTGAGACACTTTGAGCAAAACTTGGACGCTCAATATGAGTGTTTAGCAAGCTTCGTTTATTGAAAACAGCATCAAACTTTTATGCACAACAAGCAATAAGCACATACATATTTTGCAAGCTAAGCAATCTATTGGCTATACTACaatatcagctcttcctcataccttaggggttacatctttcttttctcatgtctctctcaCTGCTTGTTATTGTACCACAGCTATGCTCAAGGACATagtgttttgcaggtgcagggaccCAGATTAGCTGCATCCTCCCAATTCTTGGTCCAGAACGTGGCCCCTGTCACATAGCCATTCCTCCACAATTcccctgttttctttctgcacaAGCAATGTTTAATTAAATGCAGCAGATATCATCCTTTGCACCATATTTTGTAAGCATATgcaaaagcaaggcaaaactAATACTACCAACAAAGCTATAATGCCTACTATAATGCCAGCCTTAACAAGAGAGCGTAGCCATGATCCCAGGCCTAAAGATTTGAGCCATCCATCAATACCAAAGCCCGATTCTACCTGTAGGTTTCCGGTTAACTTCTGCaactcagagagctgggagtggaTGGATTGCGAATGGTCAGAAAGGTTCATGCAACACATGccttcaaattcttcacaaccatggccttgtgcaagtaaaagaaaatcaattgcagctctattttgaagCGTTGCATGGCGAATAGAATCAACATCAAGCAAAAGGCTAGAAAGTGCCATAGAAGTGGCATTGGTTTGCTTCTCAAGCCAGCATCCCAACTTATTTAGGCTGGCATGGgtgcctgctgctgtcacccctGGAGCCAGAAAGGATGCCGCAATTATGGCCCCTGGGGACCAAAATTTTACATCATCTTTGCAGTCAGCAGTTAATTCCTCGGCCCTTCTTTTACTTCGACGATGGTGGCGGCTCATGTTTAGCATCATGGAAGTGTTGGGTGTAAGTAGAGACAGCCATCCAATTGTACATGGCCCCCCTCGCAGCATAGATGGGGTACCAGGCCAGGCGTGGTCTTCACATATTAAAAAGTAACCTGCCAGCAATTGAATAGGGTCATTTGATGAGATTGATACTCTCTTTGTGGTATAATTGCACCAGGCTGTTGCATTACGGTAGACAGCCATGCTGGAGGTTACAATAGTGGAATGGTTCTTGGCTGGCATCCAGCTTATATGGTTAAAATTGAGGCATGCATCTGCCATCACTGAGCCTAACAGTTCcaattcttggggttcctgcAATGctgaggaaaaatgggaaaccCATTGGTCCCAGTTATCTACACTTGCAGTGTAGATCATTGGTCCTGCAGGTGGGTGTACTTGAAGGGCATGGCCAAGGATCCGCTGGTAGCCCAACCAAGCAGGTGGTAAATGGATTCCCTGGAGAAGACAAGGACAAACAAATGGCCTCTTGATTTGTCAGGTTTGCGAGAGTGACCCAAATATTGGTCTTAGGTTGAGTTGGGGCCATGCGGGGAATTCCtagccctcctcctcctgttgcGCCTTCTACGTGGCTCGCTGACTCTACTAGGAGGAGGGAGAATACTAAGGCAATGACATAGCTCCTCCATCTGCCTTGGTTGAACCGTCCAATGTCCTGGCAGGTCAACATGTTTACCACAGATTTCCTGCAGgatgcttttctttgtttggcTCTTAATTCTGCTAACTTGCCACTGTACTTCCCACTTTAACCTAGCAATCTCCCTTTGCTCCCAACTCTCATATAGGAATAACCCCTGGATTCCAGGTAATCCGGTTTCCTCCTGCAATGCAGCAAgcactgttttccttctccactcACGACCACACTCAACACACCACAATCCTGTCAGCACACTCTGATGCACCCAGAGATCTCTTTCACAGCCACCACGGAAAATCTTTATTCAAGGGCAGCAACGCTTGTCCCCACAGTTTCTACAAATAGCGTGCGCAAGGCCATGAGGTGCTATAATAGGCAAGGTAGCtatcagctgtgccagctggtcAAGAGTCCCCCAGTTGAGTAATCGAGGGTCAATCCGCTGTCTTGCTGGCTGGAGAAGTGGGTCAATTGCCAGGTGGAGCTGGAGCAACCGCCTCTTCTCCTCGTTGGCTGCTGGATCCAGGATGGCCGGCAGCAAGTTTGGTCCACCGGCTCGGGACCCAGATGTTGCCTGTTGGGGTAAGCACACAAAGGTAACCCCGGCCCACAAAGACCACTTCTGCAGGCCCGTTCCACTGTCCTGTCTTGGGGTCTCTGTAAAAGACCCACATGGATGgctgtttgtgtttttctgtagGGCCAACTTGATGCCTACTTACAGGAGGTTCTTGGTGGTCgccaaacacacacaaatgatTCATTACAAACAGGCTCTTATTAACGTGGGTCCACTATGCTCTGGAATTTCTCAAGATACCTCTTCACAGTTCCATTAGCTCGTTCCACTTTTGCCTGACCTGTAGGGGAATGAGCTATGCCAGTTACGTGCTTTATATCCCGTGTTTGCATGAATTGCACAACTGTCTTGCTTTTGTAGGCAGGCCCATTGTCAGTTTTGATACAACGAGGCACCCCCATAATAGTGAAGCAACTTGTAAGGTGCTGTTTTACATCCCTTGACTTTTCACCAGGCTGAGGGGTAGCCCAAATCATGTGGCTGTAAGTGTCAATGGTAACATGCAGGTATTTTAACCGACCTAATGCAGGAGGCACGTGCGTGACATCCATCTGCCACACTTCATTGGCCTTCAACCCCCTGGGATTTActcctgctccaagccctaAACCTTGATTATGATGGCTGCATATAGGACAGGCCTTTACAATGGCCCTAGCCTCTTCCAGGGAAAGACCATATGCTCGGTGGAGACCCTGAGCATTCTGGTGGAATATTGCATGAGTCTCTCTAGCTCGGCAATGAGGCGACAATTGGGCTTCTCTCGTCACAGTCACTAGACAATCTGCCCTCGCATTGCCCTCTCCCAGTCCTTGGTCCCATTGATGACTGCGAATGTGCAAAGCAGCATAGCCGGCAGTCCTTTGCCGCATGGCCCGCTGGAGCTGCATCAGGAGCTCTCCTAACCATTTGTTGTTCACATCCCTAATACTTGCATCCTCAATGCGATTTGCTACCCCTGCCACATATAGTGAATCTGTGACAATATTCAAGGGTTTGTGCAACCAATGTGACAGTGCCCATACTACTGCCAATAGCTCAAGGGTCTGCAGGGAATTGttttgctctgcctgcaggatttGATGATGCCATCCATCAATATCTCTCCAAGTGGCGGCGGCTGTTCAAGACTGCTTCCCAGCATCTGTAAACACCGTAACAGCATTCAGCAGTGGTTGATCAGCCCGTTTCGGAATAGTTATCCAGCCCTGATTTGCCATCCATGCTAATACAGGTGATTTTAAAGGCTCAATGCAAATTGCAGCTCTATCTTCTAGCAATGCAGTCTGGAGGGCTGTGGAGTTGAGCAAATACCACTTTAGGTCTTCTTCATGCATAGGAATGTGAATTTCACCCGGTCGCTCTCCTGTAATTTGCAGAATTCGGAGTCTGCCCTTCTTAATCAGCTCCGACAATATCCGTACTTTTTCCTGCACCGTTCTTCGGGGCTGTAGGGGAGGGGCAATCCACTCCAACACGATCTGTTCGGCTGCCTGCTTCTCCCCcgttttctttttgtgctgcGTGATGGCCCCTAATAGGTGCCTGTCTCCTGCCAGGATGGTAAGATTCAACGGAAGGCCCTCCTGGCAGTGATGAGTAATGTGATGGGCAACCATGGAGGTAATGTCCTGCAGTACTCTTCTTTGTCGTGAAGTTAAGGATACTGTAGCCACAGGGTCCGTACCCTTTAGAAGAGGTTGCAGCTCCTCAAGAAATTTGTTAGGAATGCCAATCACTGGGCGAAGCCATTGCAGATGTCCTAATAATCGCTGAGCATCATGGAGTGTTTGAAGATCAATTATAATAGTGAGTTTTTGAGGCTGAATAGGTTGGTCAGTGATTTTCCACCCTAGGTATTTCCAAGAGCTCCTTTCCTGCACCTTCTCTGTAGCAATCACCAGGCCTT
The nucleotide sequence above comes from Molothrus ater isolate BHLD 08-10-18 breed brown headed cowbird chromosome 35, BPBGC_Mater_1.1, whole genome shotgun sequence. Encoded proteins:
- the LOC118700728 gene encoding olfactory receptor 14C36-like, which gives rise to MSNSSSIRHFLLLALADTRQLQLLHFCLLLGISLAALLGNGLIISAVACSHHLHMPMFFFLLNLALADLGSICTTVPKAMHNSLWDTRDISYTGCAAQLFFFVFCATTEYFLLTVMCYDRYVSICKPLHYGTLLGSRACAHMAAAAWASGFVYSLIHTANTFSLPLCHGNALGQFFCEIPPILKLSCSNSYLREHGLIAVSACLLFVCFLFIVFSYVQIFRVVLRIPSEQERHKAFSTCLPHLAVLSLFISTGTLAHRKPPSLSSPSLDLALSVLYSVVPPALNPLIYSLRNQELKAAVWRLMTGCFQKH